Proteins found in one Serinicoccus marinus DSM 15273 genomic segment:
- a CDS encoding epoxide hydrolase family protein: MTDTTHTTPRDAEGAAPTITQEVLDDLAQRLARTRWSTSPAPVRGMSTARLQELVRCWQEADWRSTEAWLADHGSALTTTADGRALHYLHVPGAGGAAGGLPIALLHGWPDSPLFYRRMLPLLVGAGHPVVVPSAILWLTGRSRSSIRLYSEPEVNWHADAWEEPAGDGAGSAEQSAWSGSAGGEAWKPAKVDVPTAFALFGGDLMMPPRELCERFFAVERFTLYPEGGHWPALEEPEQVVRDLLAFADGRS; this comes from the coding sequence ATGACCGACACCACCCACACCACGCCGCGCGACGCGGAGGGCGCGGCCCCGACCATTACTCAGGAGGTCCTCGACGACCTCGCCCAGCGGCTGGCCCGGACCCGCTGGAGCACGAGCCCCGCCCCGGTCAGGGGCATGTCGACCGCACGGCTCCAGGAGCTCGTCCGCTGCTGGCAGGAAGCCGACTGGCGCAGCACCGAGGCGTGGCTGGCCGACCACGGGTCGGCCCTGACCACGACCGCCGACGGCCGGGCGCTGCACTACCTGCACGTGCCGGGCGCGGGCGGGGCCGCCGGTGGCCTGCCGATCGCCCTCCTCCACGGCTGGCCGGACTCGCCGCTGTTCTACCGCCGCATGCTTCCGCTGCTCGTCGGGGCCGGGCACCCGGTGGTCGTCCCCTCGGCCATCCTGTGGCTCACCGGCAGGTCCCGCTCCTCGATCCGGCTCTACTCCGAGCCCGAGGTGAACTGGCATGCGGACGCCTGGGAGGAGCCGGCCGGTGACGGCGCGGGCTCGGCGGAGCAGTCCGCCTGGAGCGGCTCGGCCGGTGGCGAGGCGTGGAAACCCGCCAAGGTCGACGTGCCGACCGCCTTCGCCCTCTTCGGCGGTGACCTGATGATGCCGCCGCGCGAGCTGTGCGAGCGCTTCTTCGCCGTGGAGCGCTTCACCCTCTACCCGGAGGGCGGTCACTGGCCTGCGCTGGAGGAGCCGGAGCAGGTCGTCCGCGACCTGCTGGCCTTCGCCGACGGCAGGAGCTGA